One Mycolicibacterium parafortuitum DNA segment encodes these proteins:
- a CDS encoding DNA polymerase domain-containing protein → MGSSEQRAGVDLTNLDALLFEDAAATKRDLLDYLEAVADRFVPVLAGRPLTVLRVLRGRAPFMQKNVPKYTPEWVRTVPIWADASKREIHYAVCDDLRTLLWLGNQRAIEFHPALGPATDIYRPTHLILDLDPPDGADFAAVVAVARLVRQALQDCGLSGAVKTSGSRGLHIFVPIDDSAPVDDVAAATRALAARAAALDPGIATTAFIVEDRAGKVFVDATRAGGATVAAAYSPRLRPGTPVSFPVAWSDLDRVRPSDFTVRTAIDVLAGRDPWAEAMPAPQQLPAEVIEHGRTIPVARVAAMHEGKRRARQRREQSGDREQSD, encoded by the coding sequence GTGGGGAGCAGCGAACAGCGCGCCGGCGTCGATCTGACCAACCTCGATGCGCTGCTGTTCGAGGACGCGGCCGCCACCAAGCGCGATCTGCTCGACTACCTCGAGGCGGTCGCCGACCGGTTCGTGCCGGTGCTGGCGGGACGACCGCTCACCGTGCTGCGGGTGTTGCGCGGACGCGCCCCGTTCATGCAGAAGAACGTGCCCAAGTACACCCCGGAATGGGTACGCACCGTGCCGATCTGGGCTGACGCGTCCAAACGCGAGATCCACTACGCCGTCTGCGACGACCTCCGCACCCTGCTGTGGCTGGGCAACCAGCGCGCCATCGAATTCCACCCGGCGCTGGGCCCGGCCACCGACATCTACCGCCCCACCCACCTGATCCTCGACCTCGATCCGCCCGACGGCGCCGACTTCGCCGCGGTCGTCGCGGTCGCACGGCTGGTGCGTCAAGCTCTGCAGGACTGCGGACTCTCGGGCGCGGTGAAGACCAGCGGCTCCCGCGGCCTGCACATCTTCGTGCCGATCGACGACAGCGCCCCGGTCGACGACGTCGCTGCCGCGACCCGCGCGCTGGCGGCCCGGGCGGCGGCGCTCGACCCCGGCATCGCGACCACCGCGTTCATCGTCGAGGACCGTGCGGGCAAGGTGTTCGTCGACGCCACGCGGGCCGGAGGCGCCACGGTCGCCGCGGCCTACAGCCCGCGGTTGCGCCCCGGAACCCCGGTTTCGTTCCCGGTGGCCTGGTCCGACCTCGACCGGGTGCGGCCGTCCGATTTCACGGTGCGCACCGCGATCGACGTGCTGGCGGGTCGGGATCCGTGGGCGGAGGCGATGCCGGCGCCCCAGCAGCTGCCTGCCGAGGTCATCGAACACGGCCGCACCATCCCGGTCGCGCGGGTGGCGGCGATGCACGAGGGAAAGCGCCGGGCCCGCCAAAGGCGCGAGCAATCGGGCGACCGCGAGCAATCGGACTAG
- a CDS encoding PAS and ANTAR domain-containing protein, translated as MPHTDRAPGPELATLLRSNGNLRVGTFRFWFVGQRWEWSDEVARMHGYEPGSVTPTTELLLAHKHPEDRRHVQELLDQALHSGGSFSSRHRFLDTAGREHTVLVVADRMEDGSGAVVGTEGYYVELTDTLDEARRDVLNQTLPDLFAARAAIEQAKGALMLVYGIEADQAFELLQWRSQQTNTKLRTLAERIVADFHTVQAPRGDLRRQFDHLLLTAHQRAR; from the coding sequence ATGCCGCACACTGACCGGGCGCCGGGACCCGAGTTGGCCACACTGCTCCGGTCGAATGGCAACCTCCGCGTAGGAACCTTCCGCTTCTGGTTCGTCGGGCAGCGGTGGGAGTGGTCGGACGAGGTCGCGCGCATGCATGGCTACGAACCGGGCAGCGTCACCCCGACCACCGAGCTGCTGCTCGCCCACAAGCATCCCGAGGATCGGCGGCACGTCCAGGAACTCCTCGATCAGGCGCTGCACTCGGGCGGTTCGTTCTCCAGCAGGCACCGCTTCCTCGACACCGCCGGGCGCGAACACACCGTCCTCGTCGTCGCCGACCGGATGGAAGACGGCAGCGGCGCCGTGGTGGGAACGGAGGGCTATTACGTCGAGCTGACCGACACGCTCGACGAGGCCCGCCGCGACGTGCTCAATCAGACGCTTCCCGATCTGTTCGCCGCGCGTGCCGCGATCGAACAGGCCAAGGGCGCACTGATGCTCGTGTACGGCATCGAGGCGGATCAGGCGTTCGAGCTTCTGCAGTGGCGCTCGCAGCAGACCAACACCAAGCTGCGCACACTGGCCGAGAGGATCGTCGCGGACTTCCACACCGTGCAGGCGCCGCGCGGAGATCTGCGCCGGCAGTTCGACCACCTCCTGCTGACCGCTCATCAGCGCGCCCGGTGA
- a CDS encoding STAS domain-containing protein — protein MPTRLQLRTDRRDDGEPVLVAAGELDLSNVHLFAAAIREAAPTGDGAVLHVDLSAIEYLDSGTINVLFEHADSIDLVVNPLLLPVLTISGLTDVVTVKPAPAL, from the coding sequence ATGCCCACCCGGTTGCAGTTGCGCACCGACCGTCGTGATGACGGTGAGCCGGTGCTGGTCGCCGCCGGTGAGCTCGACCTGAGCAATGTGCACCTGTTCGCCGCGGCGATCCGAGAGGCCGCCCCCACGGGCGACGGCGCCGTATTGCACGTCGACCTCAGCGCGATCGAGTACCTGGACAGCGGAACGATCAACGTGCTCTTCGAGCATGCCGATTCCATCGACCTCGTGGTCAACCCGCTGCTGTTACCCGTCCTGACGATCAGCGGCCTGACCGACGTCGTGACGGTGAAGCCGGCACCTGCGCTCTAG
- a CDS encoding SpoIIE family protein phosphatase: MTAVGGAFPAEVFADGGEVGRDHSRVDWASTPLGPPQHWPQSLQTAVSILLSSRFPMWMAWGPQLTFFCNDAYRRVTLGRKYPWALGRPAGEVWAEIWDDIGPRIERVLSTGEATWDTSLLLFLERAGYTEESYHTFSYSPLRDDDGTVVGMLCVVSEDTLQVIGERRMATLRDLGSDPSVVRTEAEILRFVDQQLGHNLRDLPFTLTYLFDDDGAAHLVGRSGFRAGHPLAPALLTGADGEVWPPAAPAESESLLVDLDNPAYPDLPHGDWREPPRQALIVPLLQQGASPVGFLVAGLNRYRLLDDAYRGFVTLVAGHIAAGIGLSRSYRAQERRAEELAELDRAKTTFFSNISHEFRTPLTLILDPVSELRRDGSVGDDARRELDVVWRNGLRLTKLVNTLLDFSRIEAGRAQAQYRPVDLGGLTAELASVFRSAVERAGLTFLVDCKSLGEDVYVDGDMWEKVVFNLLSNALKFTFEGSISVRVHRDGTDAVVLIADTGTGVPAAEMPHLFERFRRVENARARSHEGSGIGLALVKELVGLHGGTIDADSAEGRGTTFTIRLPLGSAHLPADAVVTDGGSGRPAGGSADAYVEEVLRWIPADLGEYVAQSVGMSGITEGSATGATTAARVLVADDNADMREYLTRLLRSDGYQVEAVVDGRQALESIRADAPDIVISDVMMPGLDGLELVAELRADRRTAAVPVLLLSARAGQEASISGLRAGADDYLVKPFAAAELLARVRANVELARLRDGHARWRTALLDSLQEAFFVCDEDGAVVEINQAFTDILGYAATGLPYRVLHPWWPSADSDADAHRRVGEAFSALLHEPHGTIPELPVTHADGHRLYVTVTFSHVADPDSGRDIVVGTLRDVTAERYIVQRESALAALNEKLGQADTLDDAVLAAAHEFWSIWQARRVVAVTWPQDAEDESAGPEISAVGEPVHRWEELPPVTRQFIVTVRDDVLLDPHTSIPGTAGIALRHPRGVLVFCIELFEERLFTAEDNTLLAVLAGRLGQGLQRVHQIDQQRETALALQHAILGPSLSNGFAVRYQPATKPLQVGGDWYDVVDLDGGRIGLVVGDCVGHGLDAATVMGQLRSACRALLLEHPSPAAALSALDRFAAHLPGARCTTAFCAVLDPGTGDLVYSCAGHPPPILVLADRSTRLLAEARATPLGLRDTPHRVEARLTMPPRSTLLLYTDGLVERRRESIDDGIARATDVVQDNRMTGLDELADIIMARLAPADGYHDDVALLLYRQPAPLDLDFPADVAQLAGSRTALRGWLDSAGVPADQALDILIAAGEALANAIEHGHRDDPGGRVRLRAVATADQLHLTVIDSGSWKTPDEVPPPHRGRGIALMRALMQDVSIESAPTGTTVHMNARIA, encoded by the coding sequence GTGACCGCGGTGGGTGGCGCATTCCCGGCAGAGGTGTTCGCCGACGGCGGCGAGGTCGGCCGAGACCACTCCCGGGTCGACTGGGCGTCCACCCCGCTGGGCCCGCCGCAGCACTGGCCGCAGAGCCTGCAGACGGCGGTGAGCATCCTGCTGTCGTCGCGGTTCCCGATGTGGATGGCGTGGGGTCCGCAGCTGACGTTCTTCTGCAATGACGCGTACCGGCGGGTCACGCTGGGCCGCAAGTACCCGTGGGCGCTGGGCCGGCCGGCCGGCGAGGTGTGGGCGGAGATCTGGGACGACATCGGCCCCAGGATCGAACGGGTGCTGTCCACCGGCGAGGCCACCTGGGACACCTCGCTGCTGCTGTTCCTGGAGCGCGCGGGCTACACCGAGGAGTCCTACCACACCTTCTCCTACAGTCCGCTGCGCGACGACGACGGCACCGTGGTCGGCATGCTGTGCGTGGTCAGTGAGGACACCCTCCAGGTCATCGGCGAGCGCCGGATGGCGACGCTGCGAGACCTCGGATCCGATCCGAGCGTCGTGCGCACCGAGGCGGAGATCCTGCGCTTCGTCGATCAGCAACTCGGCCACAACCTTCGGGATCTGCCCTTCACGCTGACCTACCTGTTCGACGACGACGGTGCGGCACATCTGGTGGGCCGCAGCGGTTTCCGGGCCGGACATCCGCTGGCGCCCGCGCTGCTGACCGGCGCCGACGGCGAGGTGTGGCCGCCGGCCGCCCCCGCCGAAAGTGAATCGCTGCTCGTCGACCTGGACAACCCGGCGTATCCCGATCTGCCGCACGGGGATTGGCGTGAACCTCCGCGGCAGGCCCTGATCGTTCCGCTGCTGCAACAGGGTGCGTCGCCGGTCGGTTTCCTGGTCGCCGGACTCAACCGGTACCGGTTGCTCGACGACGCCTACCGAGGATTCGTCACGCTGGTCGCCGGCCACATCGCCGCGGGCATCGGGCTGTCGCGCAGTTACCGCGCGCAGGAACGGCGCGCCGAGGAACTCGCCGAGCTCGACCGCGCCAAGACCACGTTCTTCTCCAACATCAGCCACGAGTTCCGCACCCCGCTCACGCTGATCCTCGACCCCGTCTCGGAGTTGCGCCGCGACGGCAGCGTCGGCGACGACGCGCGTCGTGAGCTCGATGTGGTGTGGCGCAACGGCTTACGTCTGACCAAGCTCGTCAACACGCTGCTGGACTTCTCCCGGATAGAGGCCGGGCGCGCGCAGGCCCAATACCGGCCGGTGGACCTCGGCGGGCTGACCGCGGAGCTGGCCAGTGTGTTCCGCTCCGCGGTGGAACGGGCGGGTCTGACGTTCCTCGTCGACTGCAAATCACTGGGCGAGGACGTCTACGTCGACGGCGACATGTGGGAGAAGGTCGTCTTCAACCTGCTGTCGAACGCACTGAAGTTCACCTTCGAGGGCAGCATCTCGGTCCGGGTGCACCGCGACGGAACGGATGCGGTGGTGCTGATCGCGGACACCGGTACCGGCGTGCCCGCGGCCGAGATGCCGCACCTGTTCGAACGATTCCGCAGAGTCGAAAACGCCAGGGCCCGATCCCACGAGGGCAGCGGTATCGGGTTGGCACTGGTCAAGGAACTCGTCGGGCTGCACGGCGGCACGATCGACGCGGACAGCGCCGAGGGCCGCGGCACGACGTTCACGATTCGGTTGCCACTCGGGTCGGCACACCTGCCCGCCGATGCGGTCGTCACCGACGGCGGCTCGGGCAGGCCGGCGGGCGGATCGGCGGACGCCTATGTCGAAGAGGTGCTTCGGTGGATCCCCGCCGACCTCGGCGAGTACGTGGCCCAGAGCGTGGGCATGTCCGGCATTACCGAAGGATCCGCGACGGGAGCCACGACGGCGGCGCGGGTGCTCGTCGCCGACGACAACGCCGATATGCGGGAGTACCTCACCAGGCTGCTGCGGTCGGACGGCTACCAGGTGGAGGCGGTCGTCGACGGCAGACAGGCGCTGGAGTCGATCCGCGCCGACGCACCCGACATCGTCATCAGCGACGTGATGATGCCGGGTCTCGACGGCCTCGAACTGGTCGCCGAACTGCGGGCCGATCGGCGCACCGCGGCGGTGCCGGTGCTGTTGCTGTCGGCGCGTGCGGGGCAGGAGGCGTCGATCAGCGGGCTGCGTGCGGGCGCCGACGACTACCTCGTCAAACCGTTCGCCGCCGCCGAACTGCTCGCCCGGGTGCGTGCCAACGTCGAGCTCGCGCGGTTGCGGGACGGCCACGCGCGGTGGCGCACCGCGCTTCTCGACTCGCTGCAGGAGGCGTTCTTCGTCTGCGACGAGGACGGCGCCGTCGTCGAGATCAACCAGGCGTTCACCGACATCCTCGGCTACGCCGCCACCGGGTTGCCGTACCGGGTGCTGCACCCGTGGTGGCCGTCGGCCGACAGCGACGCTGACGCGCACCGCCGCGTCGGCGAGGCGTTCAGCGCGTTGCTCCACGAACCGCACGGCACGATCCCGGAGCTGCCGGTCACCCACGCCGACGGTCACCGGCTCTATGTGACGGTGACCTTCAGCCACGTCGCCGATCCGGACTCCGGCCGCGACATCGTCGTCGGCACACTGCGCGACGTCACCGCCGAGCGCTATATCGTGCAGCGCGAATCCGCGCTGGCGGCACTGAACGAGAAGCTGGGTCAGGCCGACACTCTCGACGATGCGGTGCTGGCCGCCGCGCACGAGTTCTGGTCCATCTGGCAGGCCCGCCGCGTCGTCGCGGTGACGTGGCCCCAGGACGCCGAGGACGAATCCGCCGGACCGGAGATCAGCGCCGTCGGCGAGCCGGTCCACCGCTGGGAGGAACTGCCGCCGGTCACTCGGCAGTTCATCGTCACGGTGCGCGACGACGTGCTGCTGGATCCGCACACGTCGATCCCGGGCACCGCGGGGATCGCGCTGCGCCACCCGCGCGGCGTGCTGGTGTTCTGCATCGAGCTGTTCGAGGAGCGCCTGTTCACCGCCGAGGACAACACGCTGCTCGCGGTGCTCGCGGGACGCCTCGGTCAGGGGTTGCAGCGGGTGCACCAGATCGACCAGCAGCGGGAGACGGCGTTGGCGCTGCAGCACGCGATCCTCGGCCCGTCGCTGTCCAACGGGTTCGCCGTGCGCTACCAGCCGGCCACCAAACCGCTGCAGGTCGGCGGCGACTGGTATGACGTCGTCGATCTCGACGGTGGCCGCATCGGACTGGTGGTCGGCGACTGCGTCGGGCACGGGCTGGACGCGGCCACGGTGATGGGGCAGCTGCGAAGCGCGTGCCGGGCATTGCTGCTCGAACATCCCAGCCCCGCGGCCGCGCTGTCGGCGCTCGACAGGTTCGCCGCGCACCTGCCCGGCGCGCGCTGCACCACGGCGTTCTGCGCGGTACTCGACCCCGGCACCGGCGACCTCGTCTACTCGTGCGCCGGGCATCCGCCACCGATCCTGGTGCTCGCGGACCGCTCGACGCGGCTGCTCGCCGAGGCGCGGGCCACTCCGCTCGGGCTCAGGGACACACCACACCGGGTCGAGGCCCGTCTGACGATGCCGCCGCGGTCGACGCTGCTGCTCTACACCGACGGCCTGGTGGAACGCCGGCGGGAATCGATCGACGACGGCATCGCGCGCGCCACCGATGTCGTGCAGGACAACCGGATGACAGGACTGGACGAACTGGCCGACATCATCATGGCGCGGTTGGCCCCGGCAGATGGGTATCACGACGACGTGGCTTTACTTCTCTACCGCCAACCAGCCCCGCTGGACCTTGACTTCCCGGCCGACGTCGCACAGCTCGCGGGCAGCCGCACGGCCCTGCGGGGCTGGCTCGACAGCGCCGGGGTGCCCGCCGACCAGGCGCTCGACATCCTCATCGCCGCTGGCGAAGCCCTCGCCAACGCGATCGAGCACGGTCACCGCGACGATCCGGGGGGACGCGTGCGGTTGCGCGCGGTCGCGACGGCCGACCAGCTGCACCTGACGGTGATCGACTCCGGATCCTGGAAGACACCCGACGAGGTACCGCCGCCGCACCGGGGACGCGGCATCGCTCTGATGCGAGCGCTGATGCAGGATGTGTCCATCGAATCGGCCCCCACCGGCACCACCGTGCACATGAACGCAAGGATCGCCTGA
- a CDS encoding TRAP transporter permease, whose product MDRSPSDQPGDAPSAVAAAPASPSMAEAPAGSTALPQTDDQEKPGRELTGWTRNLVTGVAFAVAVLTIWQVFRPLSQGSQYYLIVFLAGTLPLVYLVYRSGWGRLDHPDRPAVLDWVLAAVTLVVCLYPVLPLRVGQAGGGYNAFLDRQGMLAPLDVVMGALLLVLIIEACRRTTGWALPVVCAVFLAYGYYGGLLPQGWAIGHAGLDFAQIIDALYNSGSGFFGTPLDVAATYIVLFTIYGAVLELSGGARFFVDLSVAAFRRSRSAAGRTAVASGFLLGTVSGSGTATAVTVGAVTWPIMRRAGYTPERAGGVLAAAGVGALLSPPTLGAAAFIVAEYLEVSYLTVLGWAMIPTVLYYLGILLAVEIDARRFGMKAAHFDAVSPWKLLGRFGYHFSSLIAIVVFLAVGMSATRAVVYATALAFVLSFADRRHRLTPRRLYDALSAGVRGVLPVVAVCAAAGVITATTTKTGLGAQFSSVLVGGVDAVTDNRTVMLALTAVFAAIALALLGLAIPVTASFVIGWVIIGPALLALGVPAPAAAMFVFYYSVLSEVTPPTALAAVGASAVTGGRAIPTMWQALRYAAPAFLVPIAFVLTDPGEYLLGRGPVGGVAWVFAVACLGIVALSFAAGGWALGAGPMRRPARILSAIAALLLLFLHPVSIAAGSACLLGAVALTFTTNMRSRT is encoded by the coding sequence ATGGACCGGAGCCCATCGGACCAGCCGGGCGACGCCCCGTCGGCGGTCGCCGCCGCGCCCGCATCACCGTCGATGGCGGAGGCCCCGGCCGGATCCACCGCCCTCCCGCAGACCGACGATCAGGAGAAGCCGGGCCGCGAACTGACCGGCTGGACCCGGAATCTGGTCACCGGTGTCGCGTTCGCCGTCGCGGTGCTGACCATCTGGCAGGTGTTCCGGCCGCTGTCACAGGGCAGCCAGTACTACCTGATCGTGTTCCTGGCCGGCACGCTGCCGCTGGTCTACCTGGTTTATCGGTCGGGCTGGGGCCGGCTGGACCACCCGGACCGGCCCGCCGTCCTGGACTGGGTGCTGGCGGCCGTGACGTTGGTGGTCTGCCTGTATCCGGTGCTGCCGCTGCGCGTCGGGCAGGCCGGCGGCGGATACAACGCGTTCCTGGATCGCCAAGGCATGCTCGCACCGCTCGACGTGGTGATGGGTGCGCTGCTGCTGGTGCTCATCATCGAGGCGTGCAGGCGCACCACCGGTTGGGCGTTGCCGGTGGTGTGCGCGGTGTTCCTGGCCTACGGCTATTACGGGGGCTTGCTGCCTCAGGGCTGGGCGATCGGGCATGCCGGGCTCGATTTCGCCCAGATCATCGATGCGCTGTACAACTCGGGAAGCGGTTTCTTCGGCACGCCGCTGGACGTCGCGGCCACCTACATCGTGCTGTTCACCATCTACGGCGCGGTCCTCGAGCTCTCCGGCGGTGCCCGGTTCTTCGTCGACCTGTCGGTCGCCGCGTTCCGACGCTCGCGGAGTGCCGCGGGGCGTACCGCGGTCGCGTCGGGGTTCCTGCTCGGCACCGTGTCGGGATCGGGGACGGCCACCGCGGTCACGGTGGGTGCGGTGACATGGCCCATCATGCGGCGGGCGGGCTACACCCCCGAACGTGCGGGCGGGGTGCTGGCGGCCGCGGGCGTCGGTGCGCTGCTGTCGCCGCCGACGCTCGGGGCCGCCGCGTTCATCGTCGCCGAGTACCTCGAGGTGTCCTACCTGACGGTGTTGGGCTGGGCGATGATCCCGACCGTCCTGTACTACCTGGGCATCCTGCTGGCCGTGGAGATCGATGCCCGCCGGTTCGGGATGAAAGCCGCACACTTCGACGCGGTGTCGCCGTGGAAACTGCTGGGCCGCTTCGGCTATCACTTCTCGTCGCTGATCGCGATCGTGGTGTTCCTGGCCGTCGGGATGTCGGCGACCAGGGCGGTGGTCTACGCGACCGCGCTGGCGTTCGTGCTGTCGTTCGCCGACCGGCGCCACCGGCTCACGCCGCGCCGACTCTACGACGCGTTGAGCGCCGGCGTGCGCGGGGTGCTGCCCGTCGTCGCGGTGTGCGCGGCGGCGGGGGTGATCACCGCGACGACCACCAAAACCGGTCTGGGCGCCCAGTTCTCGTCCGTACTGGTGGGTGGCGTGGACGCGGTCACCGACAACCGCACCGTGATGCTGGCGCTGACGGCGGTGTTCGCCGCGATCGCGCTGGCGCTGCTGGGCCTGGCGATCCCGGTCACCGCGTCGTTCGTCATCGGCTGGGTCATCATTGGGCCCGCCCTACTCGCACTCGGCGTTCCCGCCCCCGCGGCGGCGATGTTCGTCTTCTACTACTCGGTGCTGTCCGAGGTGACGCCGCCGACCGCGCTGGCGGCGGTCGGCGCGTCCGCGGTAACCGGCGGCCGCGCCATCCCGACGATGTGGCAGGCGCTGCGCTACGCCGCGCCCGCCTTCTTGGTGCCCATCGCGTTCGTGCTGACCGACCCGGGGGAGTACCTGCTGGGCCGTGGTCCGGTGGGCGGCGTGGCGTGGGTGTTCGCGGTCGCGTGCCTCGGCATCGTCGCCCTGTCGTTCGCCGCGGGCGGGTGGGCGCTCGGCGCCGGGCCGATGCGGCGCCCGGCACGGATACTCAGCGCGATCGCGGCGCTGCTGCTGTTGTTCCTGCATCCCGTCTCGATCGCGGCGGGATCGGCGTGTCTGCTCGGCGCAGTCGCGCTCACCTTCACCACCAACATGAGGAGTCGGACATGA
- a CDS encoding DUF4242 domain-containing protein, translating into MPRFLIERDIPGASGLTETQLAEIAEKSIAAMESLGVPYRWITSYVAGDKVYCVHEADDEDAIREHARRGGFPATVVSVVANEFGPHTARLRV; encoded by the coding sequence ATGCCCCGTTTCCTCATCGAACGAGACATCCCCGGCGCGTCCGGGCTGACCGAGACCCAGCTCGCCGAGATCGCCGAGAAGTCGATCGCGGCAATGGAATCGCTCGGCGTGCCGTACCGCTGGATCACCAGCTATGTCGCCGGCGACAAGGTGTACTGCGTGCACGAGGCCGACGACGAAGACGCGATCCGCGAGCACGCCCGGCGCGGGGGTTTCCCAGCAACCGTGGTGTCGGTCGTCGCCAACGAGTTCGGGCCGCACACCGCGCGCCTCCGCGTGTGA
- a CDS encoding STAS domain-containing protein: MGLLDIEQDVRDAAVVVRAHGEVDTSTAGDLTGALENAVVEAAAHPARLVVLELDGIVYFGSAGLNALLTCCELGDAKGVAVRLVATTPEVLRPIEVTRLDSVLRPYPSLDDAVAAPEERR, encoded by the coding sequence ATGGGACTCTTGGACATCGAGCAGGACGTTCGCGACGCCGCTGTCGTCGTGCGCGCCCACGGGGAAGTCGACACCAGCACCGCCGGCGACCTCACCGGCGCATTGGAGAACGCCGTGGTCGAGGCGGCCGCGCATCCCGCCCGACTCGTCGTACTGGAGCTGGACGGCATCGTCTACTTCGGCAGCGCGGGGCTCAACGCGCTGCTCACGTGCTGTGAGCTCGGCGACGCCAAGGGAGTCGCGGTGCGCCTGGTGGCCACCACCCCCGAGGTGCTGCGGCCGATCGAGGTCACCCGGCTGGACTCGGTGCTGCGGCCGTACCCGAGCCTGGACGACGCCGTCGCGGCCCCGGAAGAGCGACGGTGA